The following are encoded together in the Streptomyces flavofungini genome:
- the rpmF gene encoding 50S ribosomal protein L32 — MAVPKRKMSRSNTRHRRAQWKASTPQLAPVTVDGVTHLVPQRLVKAYARGLITPEG, encoded by the coding sequence GTGGCCGTACCCAAGCGGAAGATGTCCCGCAGCAACACGCGACACCGCCGCGCCCAGTGGAAGGCCAGCACCCCGCAGCTGGCGCCCGTGACGGTCGACGGCGTCACGCATCTCGTGCCGCAGCGCCTGGTCAAGGCCTACGCACGCGGCCTCATCACCCCCGAGGGCTGA
- a CDS encoding TNT domain-containing protein produces MTRIRTTLAAMGVTAAVVTAVAVAPAAYAAPSPAPTAVTAPAAHTKPEPCTGAFVDDARLGPKWLPRKWQRPVGPLLRKWKRTGKLTPAAFLKKYWEGPADSGGWKYPPNDGFETVNGQVDKHRERLEEGEVLDRFGSESGSFLAPAGDSYAERSLPPQNLNTRDAAYACDYRVYEVAKPFSVWQGGIAPWFEQPGGGEQIKLDPAFLDPGEGRRLNVKWLLDHGYLRAVSPRG; encoded by the coding sequence GTGACCCGGATCCGTACGACCCTGGCCGCGATGGGGGTGACGGCGGCCGTGGTGACGGCCGTCGCCGTGGCACCCGCCGCGTACGCGGCGCCGTCCCCCGCACCCACCGCCGTCACGGCCCCCGCCGCGCACACGAAGCCCGAGCCCTGCACCGGCGCGTTCGTCGACGACGCCCGCCTCGGCCCGAAGTGGCTGCCCAGGAAGTGGCAGAGACCCGTCGGGCCGCTCCTGAGGAAGTGGAAGCGCACGGGCAAGCTCACGCCGGCCGCCTTCCTCAAGAAGTACTGGGAGGGCCCGGCGGACTCCGGCGGCTGGAAGTACCCGCCCAACGACGGTTTCGAGACGGTCAACGGTCAGGTCGACAAGCACCGGGAGCGGCTGGAGGAGGGCGAGGTCCTCGACCGCTTCGGCTCCGAGTCCGGTTCGTTCCTCGCCCCCGCCGGGGACTCCTACGCCGAGCGCTCGCTGCCGCCGCAGAACCTCAACACCCGCGACGCCGCGTACGCCTGCGACTATCGCGTGTACGAGGTCGCCAAGCCGTTCTCCGTCTGGCAGGGCGGCATAGCCCCCTGGTTCGAGCAGCCCGGGGGCGGCGAGCAGATCAAGCTCGACCCCGCCTTCCTCGACCCCGGCGAGGGCCGGCGCCTGAACGTGAAGTGGCTCCTGGACCACGGCTACCTGCGGGCGGTCAGCCCTCGGGGGTGA